The Phormidium yuhuli AB48 DNA window CGGACAAACTGGATGGCATCGCCGAAGCCTTGTTCTGCCAGTAACAACAGGGTTTTACCCCCTAAGGGTTCCCCCTGCCAGATTAAGTCTCCCTGAGGGAAGCTAGCGGCTAAGTCTCGCCGGGAAGGACGGGCCTCATAATCGGCAAATCCCTGCTGAAAATCTCCCTGGAGTAAGCGAATTAGGGATAGGGTACTGCGGGCCTCATGCCAATCGGGAACCTGTTGTAAGACGGTCTCAAAACAGGCGATCGCCCCCTCCAACTCTCCCAAATCCCAATAGACATAGCCTAAGTTAAACCACCATTGAGATGCCTCTGGATTGAGGGCCAACGCTTGACAGTAGGCACTCTGGGACTCCTCCAGGCGATCGAGTTGTTGCCAGGTGCGCCCCAAATTGGCATAGCCCGTGGCGCAATGGGGATGATGCTGTAGTAGCTCCTGATAATGGGCGATCGCGTCTGACCACTTCTCCTGCTTAAAGGCAATCCCCCCGAGCAAATTCAACACATCCAGACGCTGAGGCTGTTGAACTAACAGAGTCTCACAGAGGGCGATCGCGCGATCGTACTCCTGGGCTTCATAGCAGCCTAACGCCGTCTCAAACTCCATCACAGGTCATTCTCATTACCAGGTCAAAGGGCGCTGTCACCGACAGGCAAGCCACTCCCGCAGAAAAATTTAGCATTCTTTATATGATCGCCTCAAACCCATGATCCCCAATCCCAATCACCGGACTATCAGACGGCTGACAAGCTTTCAGCTCCCTATCACCTCTCAAATCTTCAGTTTTGTTTTTGTCACTATTTATAAATAAACCAACGTATAAACCTTTAAAAAAATCCTTAAAACCGCCTAAGGGGGGCTGACGTGCATCTTTCGATTCCTGGAAAATCTTAAATTCTTATAAAGACGTTAGAGACCTTAACTTAAATGTTGCAACCCTTTTAATCTCCAAACACATCCCCCATAATGCAAACAACAAGGAAGACGGGCGATCGCATCGCCAAGACAACTCGACCCCAGAGGCGATCGCCCGTCCCCCAGTCAGAACTAAAGGAGAAAATCGGGTGAGATTAGCAGTATACGGAAAAGGCGGCATTGGTAAATCCACCACCAGTTGCAACATCTCAGTTGCCCTGGCCCGTCGCGGTAAAAAAGTCCTGCAAATTGGCTGTGACCCCAAACACGACAGTACCTTCACCCTAACGGGCTACCTCATTCCCACCATCATCGATACCCTCCAAGAAAAAGACTTCCATTACGAAGACATCTGGCCCGAAGACGTGATCTACAAAGGCTACGGCGGTGTCGATTGCGTGGAAGCCGGCGGTCCCCCAGCCGGAGCGGGTTGTGGTGGATACGTCGTCGGAGAAACCGTCAAACTTCTCAAAGAACTCAACGCCTTTGACGAATATGACGTAATTCTCTTCGACGTTCTCGGCGACGTCGTCTGTGGTGGCTTTGCAGCGCCGCTGAACTATGCTGACTACGCCCTCATCGTCACCGACAACGGCTTTGATGCCCTCTTTGCCGCCAATCGCATCGCCGCCTCCGTGCGGGAAAAAGCACGAACCCATCCCCTGCGCCTAGCCGGCCTCATTGGTAATCGCACCTCCAAACGGGATCTCATCGACAAATACATCGAAACCGTCCCCATGCCCGTCTTGGAAGTCTTACCCCTAATCGAAGATATCCGCGTCTCTCGCGTCAAAGGGAAAACCCTCTTTGAGATGGCCGAAACCGAGGCCGTCCTCAACTATGTCTGTGACTACTACCTCAACATTGCCGATCAGATTCTGGCACTTCCCGAGGGAGTTGTGCCCAAAGATGCTGCTGATCGGGATCTGTTTGCCTTACTCTCAGACTTCTACCTCAATCCTCAACAACCCCCGGCTACCGTCGACGCCGAACCTGACTTAATGATGGTCTAAGGCCAAAGTCTTGCCGTCCAGATTAAGAACATCAGCCATCGGTGTCAGTAGCCGTCCAAGTCCCAGTCCCCATGACAAGAAATGTCAACGACTATTACAGCTTGCCGTGATGAAGCACCAGAGTTGTCAGCTAGCCTAGTATGATTCAGTACAGGCTAATGCCTAATGCCGTTTCAAGACGGAGTACCTTCGACTGAGGCGGATAAACTAGAAATGAACAACGCAGCAACTCCGGGGATAAATAAAAACCATGGCATTTTTCGATAGCTTTACAAGCGCCCTCAAAGAGAAGTGGTTGGAGTATTACCAAGCCAACCGCGAATGGCTGAACTTGCACATGCAGGTCGCTGCCGTCAAAACCCCCGATGGAGGTCGTCGTCCTCCGTCCTACTTCATCATCGGTTCCCTCAATGGAATTGAACCGAAGCTGGCCCAACTGATGTTGCCCTTTTCTCGACTCAATCCCGATCCCGATACTCTCATCGAAGTGATGGGATTGAACTTTGACCCTGACATTGCCCTAGGGTTAGATCCCGAAACCGAGATTCCCAGCCCCGAGCCGGCCCCCGAGTCTGATGCGATCGCCCAGGAGACTGAAGACGACCCTTTTGGTGAGTCGGAAACTGGGGACTTCACGGCCGCTGGTGTGGCCGTGGGCAGCCTAGTTTCCGACGAACCCCAACCCCCTGCCCCTGAAGATATCTCCGAACCCGTGGCTGAAGCGGAACCGGAGGTGGATATCATCTCAGACGAGATCCCCGATGTCACAGAAGACGAAGCCTTTGCCGGCATCGACGAAACTGAGGACGAGGATTTGAGTATCCTTGAGACTGTGGAAGAGGCTCCTGAAGCCAGCATGATTGACGATGAGGCTCCCGAGGCCGAGCTTTTAGCTCAAGAGGAAGATCCTAGTGTTCTCGACGATGCCTCAGATGCCTATAGCGATCTCGAAGAGGATGCCGAAGAACTTGATCCCTTCGCTGGACTTTCTGAAGAACCGACGGATCTAGAGCTGCCGGTCGAAGAGAGCAGTGATGATGGCGGTGACGTGGATTTGTCAGCATTTACTGATAATGAGTCTCCCGCTGACGAGATTAGTGATGACATGGATCTCGATGCCTTTGGCGGTGGGGATGAATCCCCCATTGACGATGGCACTGATGACATGGATCTTGGGGCCTTTGGAAGCGACGATGACCTGTCGGACGATGAGGAAGACATGGACCTGTCCGCCTTTGCCGATGATGGGTCAGACAATGAGGAAGACATGGACTTGTCCGCCTTTGCCGATGATGATGAGTCGGACGATGAAGAGGACATGAACTTGTCCGCCTTTGCCGATGATGCATCAGACGATGAGGAGGATACGGACTTGTCCGCCTTTGCCGATGATGGGTCAGACGATGAAGAGGACATGGACTTATCCGCCTTCGGGGATGACCTTTCTAACGATAACGATGATGGAGACGACGGACTCGATCTCGCTGCCTTTGGAGGCGATGATGACCTGTCGGACGATGGGGAAGACATGGACTTGTCCGCCTTCGGGGATGATACTTCTGACAATGATGACAATGGAG harbors:
- the bchL gene encoding ferredoxin:protochlorophyllide reductase (ATP-dependent) iron-sulfur ATP-binding protein is translated as MRLAVYGKGGIGKSTTSCNISVALARRGKKVLQIGCDPKHDSTFTLTGYLIPTIIDTLQEKDFHYEDIWPEDVIYKGYGGVDCVEAGGPPAGAGCGGYVVGETVKLLKELNAFDEYDVILFDVLGDVVCGGFAAPLNYADYALIVTDNGFDALFAANRIAASVREKARTHPLRLAGLIGNRTSKRDLIDKYIETVPMPVLEVLPLIEDIRVSRVKGKTLFEMAETEAVLNYVCDYYLNIADQILALPEGVVPKDAADRDLFALLSDFYLNPQQPPATVDAEPDLMMV
- a CDS encoding DUF5331 domain-containing protein, with translation MAFFDSFTSALKEKWLEYYQANREWLNLHMQVAAVKTPDGGRRPPSYFIIGSLNGIEPKLAQLMLPFSRLNPDPDTLIEVMGLNFDPDIALGLDPETEIPSPEPAPESDAIAQETEDDPFGESETGDFTAAGVAVGSLVSDEPQPPAPEDISEPVAEAEPEVDIISDEIPDVTEDEAFAGIDETEDEDLSILETVEEAPEASMIDDEAPEAELLAQEEDPSVLDDASDAYSDLEEDAEELDPFAGLSEEPTDLELPVEESSDDGGDVDLSAFTDNESPADEISDDMDLDAFGGGDESPIDDGTDDMDLGAFGSDDDLSDDEEDMDLSAFADDGSDNEEDMDLSAFADDDESDDEEDMNLSAFADDASDDEEDTDLSAFADDGSDDEEDMDLSAFGDDLSNDNDDGDDGLDLAAFGGDDDLSDDGEDMDLSAFGDDTSDNDDNGDDGLDLAAFGGEDESSDDDNGFDLAAFGDDDDDSGLGDLGDDDELDEAAFGALMEDDDDEEDPEISNLLSDLE